One Chlamydia ibidis 10-1398/6 genomic window, ACAAGTGACCTTACTGTCCGAGTTCCCGCCGAATACTGATATTAATGAATTACTTCAAAATAACGACATAAAATCATCGGCTTCTTCTTCCGATCTTCTTAGCAAGGCAATACAAAAGTTTCACAGAAACAAGGACTTAGTCAATAAATATGCTGAAAGATAATGTAGATATACTTTGATCTACTAAGAACATTTTGGAGTAATCATAAATGACAACCTGGAACCTAGACGAAAATAATCTATCTAAATTCCTAAATGAATCGGGTTTTTCCCCTTCCGTAGAAAGAGAAAGTGGTTTAGCCTATATCAACATTCAAGCAAATGACTGTGATTTACCTTTATTTTTCGTAATACGCAATAAGGGTGATGTTTTACAAATGATTTGCTACCTACCCTACCAACTTCAAGATAATCAGAAAGGTTCTACGGCACGTTTACTACATCTACTAAACCGAGATATTGATATTCCAGGTTTTGGTATGGACGAGGAACAGGGTTTGATATTTTATAGGTTAGTAATCCCTTGTTTGAATAAGGAAATAAACGGGAATTTGATTCGTGTCTATATTGATACCATTACTCTAGTTTGCGATAGTTTTGCCCATGCTATCGGTTTGATTTCTTCTGGAGCTATGAATTTGGACGAGTTGAAACAACAAGCACAGAAAGAGCATAAAGATCAGTAGGTAATGGAGCCTGTTTGAATGTCCGTATTAATTTTTTATGACACAGAAACTACTGGAACACAAATTGAGAGAGACCGAGTCGTCGAAATTGCTGCCTATAATAGTATTACTCAAGAGTCTTTCGTTACTTATGTTAACCCAGAAATTCCCATTCCTGAAGACGCCTCAAAAATTCACGGAATTACAACAGAAATGGTAACATCAGCTCCGAAATTTTCTGAGATGTATGAAAAATTTATATCCTTCTGTGGTCCTGATAGCATATTAGTTGCTCATAATAACGATAATTTTGACTATCCCTTACTGCAAAAGGAATGCCGTCGTCATTCTCTACCCCCTTTGGATTTGCCCTCTATTGATTCTTTAAAATGGGCCCAGAAATATCGTCCTGACTTGCCTAAACATAACCTACAATACCTACGACAAGTATATGGTTTTGAAGATAACCAAGCTCATAGGGCTTTGGATGACGTTATCACCTTGCATAGAGTTTTTTCAGCGCTTACAGGAGATCTCCAACCTCAGCAAATTATTGAACTGATGTCTGCACGTTGTCACCCTAAGGTATTTAAAATGCCGTTTGGTAAGTATCGTGGTAAACCGATCACTGAAGTTCCTGCTTCCTATATCTCCTGGTTAGAGCAACAAGGAGCTTTAGATAAGCCTGAAAACAAAGATGTTAAAGCAGCTATTGACTCGTTAAAGCAACCTACATGACCGTATCTTTTGCATTTTCTCCCTGTCCTAATGATATCTTTTTATTCCGTGCATTCCTAGATGGTTTCAGCAATGAGACTAATGACAATTTAACAATTGCCGATATATCCATTCTCAACCAACTAGCACTAAATCATAGCCATTCTATAGTGAAAATATCTGCAGCTCTTTTTCCTCGTGTTTCCAATAACTATGGCCTTATGTCTGTCGGCAATATCTTAGGTCATGGTATAGGTCCTTTGGTTTTGTCCTGGAAAGGCAACAGTATCCTGACATCAATAGCAACTCCTGGGGATACGACT contains:
- a CDS encoding YbjN domain-containing protein translates to MTTWNLDENNLSKFLNESGFSPSVERESGLAYINIQANDCDLPLFFVIRNKGDVLQMICYLPYQLQDNQKGSTARLLHLLNRDIDIPGFGMDEEQGLIFYRLVIPCLNKEINGNLIRVYIDTITLVCDSFAHAIGLISSGAMNLDELKQQAQKEHKDQ
- a CDS encoding putative quorum-sensing-regulated virulence factor, whose translation is MSVLIFYDTETTGTQIERDRVVEIAAYNSITQESFVTYVNPEIPIPEDASKIHGITTEMVTSAPKFSEMYEKFISFCGPDSILVAHNNDNFDYPLLQKECRRHSLPPLDLPSIDSLKWAQKYRPDLPKHNLQYLRQVYGFEDNQAHRALDDVITLHRVFSALTGDLQPQQIIELMSARCHPKVFKMPFGKYRGKPITEVPASYISWLEQQGALDKPENKDVKAAIDSLKQPT